Genomic segment of Salminus brasiliensis unplaced genomic scaffold, fSalBra1.hap2 scaffold_150, whole genome shotgun sequence:
cctttgattgtattagctataatgctactggttagccagtcgagctgatccccctttgactgtattagctattatgcaactagttagccagtcgagctgatccccctttgattgtattagctattatGCAACTAGTTAGCCActtgagctgatccccctttgactgtattagctataatgctactagttagccactTGAGCTGATCCACTTCTGGGATATTAAACGTCTGGGACTGACGGCCAGTGGCGCCTGCTTCCTTGTGTACCCTCACCTGCATATAAAAGGTGCGACGGTTGCCGTGTTGGGGTGGTTGTGCTGCTGTTGCTGGGGTAGCTGTACCGCCCCGGTGCCGCCCAgcacccctcctcctcctccggtGGAAGCAGCCGAGCCGGAAAGAGCCGACGTGCTGGTGGAGGAAACCATGCTGCTCTTCCTGCCCTCCAGGCGCTGCATGTAGTACGCCTGCCCTCCTTTCCCTCCCTTCGCCTTCTCGCCTCCCTCTTTCGCCGGCGCCCCCGGCTTGGTGCCGGCCGAGGCAGCGGCCGGAGCCTTCAGGCCGGGCTTCGGGATGCCGCTGGACGCGGGGATTGAGCTTTCTTTCTTGGCTGGCGGCGCCTTCCCTCCTTTAGGGATCAGACTAGCGATTCTCGAGGTCTTCTTGCCCGGGTCTACGGGGGCCGGCTCTTCTTTCGGAGGAGAGCTGGCTTTGCTTTTGCTTCTGCTCTTGTCCTCCTTGTCTTTGGGCTGAGGAAGAGCCTTCGAGGCGTTCTTGTTgttggtgctggagctgctacTGTgagtgttagcagtgttagcagtACCAGCGGCTGTGCTCTTGTTTTGGGTCGAGGCAGAGGGCGCGGGGGTCTTGCCCTGCTGTTTGGGCGTTCCTTGGGACGGCACGGGGCTACAGGACCCTTCGTCTCCGTATTCCGACATATCGTCCTCTTCTTGGAGAGCCATTTCGGCCATGGAAGGAGAAGTCCTGGACGCGGAACGTGGGTTTATGAGGCGGAACTTGTCCAGCATGGACCGCTGGTTCCCGGGTGCCGATTTGGAGGCTTCGGTCAGCGACGCCCTTGGACGCTCGGTAGCGGACGGAGAAGGCGGAGAGGAAGTGGGGCTGATGGCCAGCATGGAGGAGGTTGCACTGTGCTTCATGTTCATGGACTTGCTGCGCCAGGCCTTACCCGCTGTTGGGGAGGGAATGGCCGAGGCCAGCTGCTGACCGCTGGTGCTGCCGTTCATGCCGCCCGGTAGAGGTATGGACTTCACcgattctgaaaaaaaaaagaagatagtGGGCACACCATGAAGATAAACctatgctatatggacaaaagtattgggacacctccacattccacctacaggaccTTTTCTAATAATATGGAGttaatctggagctggtccccctttgctctaagctctaccagcagcagcagcaggtctggagctctgctgcagttactgagtcagttggaggcttttctgcactctgctctgagctcagcactcggccctgaccccgctctgtaactttacgtggtctgacagacactcggtggctgagctgctctctgtgagctgttcctcctaaactcttccactgttcaacaataacaccactcacagctgatggaggaagatctaggagggaggaaatttcaccagctgacttgttgttgttggtgcagcggtgtgtcccaatacttttgtccttttattaTGAAAGCATCTTCTCGTACATCTATCATTTTAACGTAATGTAAAGTGGAGTCTAGGGCTGCTCACTCGGGTGCCCCCTCTACAGGACTACATCAACAACACAGGCagcacatagtgtgtgtgtgattttggaAGGTGGAGGTTGAACTGGGTGGGAGTGGAGAAGTGGAGAGGAGGAAATGAGAGGAGATGAGGTTTGGGGTTTAGTCAGGGTTTAGTCGTCTGCTGCTCCTCAGTTTCTCCACACTGAGATCTCAGGCAGGGCGGGAATGCTGGGAGGCGCTCAGGCAGAAAATTGGCTCCCGGATTGATCTGCTGGAATTTCAGACAGTGCTGCTAACCCCACTCTCTGAGCTGACGGGTGGTGAGCGGCGCTGAGCCAATCAGGACGCTGAGAGTGACGCCCACGTCTGAGAAAGCACCGACAAAGGAGGCATGACCACTCAGTGACCACTCACTCTCACTgattccatccatccacccatacCTCCATCCTTTTATACCTCCATCCATACCTCTATCCTTCCATCCATAACTCCATCCATTCATacctccatccttccatccatccattcatacctccatccttccatccatccattcatacctccatccttccatccatccatgcatacCTCCATccattccatccatccattcatacctccatccatccatccatacctCCATCCattccatccttccatccatacCTCCATCCTTTCATTCACCCACTTATTAATTCACTTTatggattcattcattcatcactcttatctgagagagagagacacagagagagagagagagagagagagagagagaaacagagagagagagagagagagagaggatgggaCTTTATCAGGTCAATGTGGCCAGACTGTCAATAGGGCTGTGgtggatgtgagtgtgtgtgtgtgtgtgtgtgtgtgtgtgtgtgtgtgtgtgtcagttaaATTAACTCCTTACTTAGAGATAAGAGCAGACTAGATAACtcaatctctcacacacacacacacactctctcactctctcactcacacacacacacacactcaggtcGTTTAGGGTGAACTCACTCACTCTTGGTGAGCACGAGTGTTTCACGAGTGTGCGCGAGAGTTTAATTGGCGAGTGTATGTGTTTTTAACTGTAGGTGTGAGGGTTTTGTTAGTGGTAGAGTGTGTCACAGGTGTGCGCGAGTGTGTCACAGGTGTGCGCGAGTGTGTCACAGGTGTGCGCGAGTGTGTCATCTGTCTGTGCGAGTGTTTTAT
This window contains:
- the LOC140548872 gene encoding neuron navigator 3-like, which codes for MSAGQQLDPALTHTRLERKSRLPFRKNSSNRNGLTARYASPAAHSGIAVPQKKNTRLPGPSRSPAAGSAGSAGSAGSSSSKAPPSSSALNRRSQSFNSIDKNRPLQYASGNERESVKSIPLPGGMNGSTSGQQLASAIPSPTAGKAWRSKSMNMKHSATSSMLAISPTSSPPSPSATERPRASLTEASKSAPGNQRSMLDKFRLINPRSASRTSPSMAEMALQEEDDMSEYGDEGSCSPVPSQGTPKQQGKTPAPSASTQNKSTAAGTANTANTHSSSSSTNNKNASKALPQPKDKEDKSRSKSKASSPPKEEPAPVDPGKKTSRIASLIPKGGKAPPAKKESSIPASSGIPKPGLKAPAAASAGTKPGAPAKEGGEKAKGGKGGQAYYMQRLEGRKSSMVSSTSTSALSGSAASTGGGGGVLGGTGAVQLPQQQQHNHPNTATVAPFICRTYSENDCTAVIEPCLSPTKELIYSKTAKQCLEEISGEDPETRRMRTVKNIADLRQNLEETMSSLRGTQISH